In Nonomuraea sp. NBC_00507, the following are encoded in one genomic region:
- a CDS encoding putative leader peptide, translating to MPADPMLVGRRHVDLQRVRSAICCDAR from the coding sequence ATGCCAGCGGACCCCATGCTCGTCGGTCGACGCCACGTCGACCTCCAGCGTGTCCGCAGTGCCATCTGTTGCGACGCCCGCTAA
- a CDS encoding TIGR03084 family metal-binding protein gives MAELLGDLRAETASFEELLQPLRDEDWELATPAEGWAIRDQVSHLAWFDDAAVQAVTDPEGFNASLADFAASGFSSVDDLVVRARGRSPAELREWFRVARARSIEVFAALDARDRVPWFGPPMSAASFVTARLMETWAHGQDVADALGVIRKPTVRLRHVAMIGFRARPYSFAVRGLAEPPEPVRVELTMPDGSAWTAGPPEAAAVVRGPMLDFCLAVTQRVHLSDTALEIDGEAARAWMEIAQAFAGPPGKGRAPRSG, from the coding sequence ATGGCCGAATTGCTTGGCGATCTCCGCGCCGAGACCGCCTCCTTCGAGGAGCTGCTCCAGCCCCTCCGCGACGAGGACTGGGAGCTGGCCACACCCGCCGAGGGATGGGCGATCCGCGACCAGGTGAGCCATCTGGCCTGGTTCGACGACGCCGCCGTCCAGGCGGTCACCGACCCCGAAGGCTTCAACGCCTCGCTGGCGGACTTCGCGGCATCGGGCTTCTCCTCGGTGGACGACCTCGTCGTGCGGGCGCGCGGGAGATCGCCGGCCGAGCTGCGCGAGTGGTTCCGCGTCGCCCGAGCGCGCAGCATCGAGGTGTTCGCCGCGCTGGACGCGCGCGACCGGGTGCCGTGGTTCGGGCCCCCGATGTCGGCCGCGTCGTTCGTGACCGCGCGGCTGATGGAGACCTGGGCCCACGGGCAGGACGTGGCCGACGCACTCGGCGTCATCAGGAAGCCGACGGTCAGGTTGCGGCACGTGGCCATGATCGGGTTCAGGGCCCGGCCGTACAGCTTCGCCGTACGTGGCCTGGCGGAGCCGCCCGAGCCGGTGCGGGTGGAGCTGACCATGCCCGACGGCAGCGCGTGGACGGCCGGCCCGCCGGAGGCGGCCGCCGTGGTGCGCGGGCCGATGCTCGACTTCTGCCTCGCCGTCACCCAGCGTGTCCACCTGTCCGACACGGCACTGGAGATCGACGGCGAGGCGGCGCGGGCCTGGATGGAGATCGCCCAGGCGTTCGCCGGGCCCCCTGGTAAAGGCCGGGCACCCAGATCAGGGTGA
- a CDS encoding YccF domain-containing protein, translating into MRTILNVIWLVFAGIWLALGYALAGVICCILIITIPFGIASFRIAAYALWPFGRTVVRDPDAGVFSLLGNIIWCVVAGIWLAIGHVITSIPLFISIIGIPMGIANIKLIPVSLLPLGARIVDND; encoded by the coding sequence ATGCGCACGATTCTGAACGTCATCTGGCTGGTGTTCGCCGGCATCTGGCTGGCACTGGGTTACGCCCTGGCCGGCGTCATCTGCTGCATCTTGATCATCACCATCCCGTTCGGCATCGCCTCGTTCAGGATCGCCGCCTACGCGCTGTGGCCGTTCGGCCGGACCGTCGTACGCGATCCGGACGCGGGCGTGTTCTCACTCCTCGGCAACATCATCTGGTGCGTGGTGGCCGGAATCTGGCTCGCCATCGGCCACGTCATCACCTCGATTCCGCTCTTCATCTCCATCATCGGCATCCCCATGGGCATCGCGAACATCAAGCTGATCCCGGTCTCCCTCCTTCCGCTGGGTGCGCGCATCGTGGACAACGACTAG
- a CDS encoding YihY/virulence factor BrkB family protein, translated as MTSTDAPPRPKRGLVSNARARLSWVLDTKSWAIVRSATNAGVTYRVTGLAGEAAFFALLSLPPFVLGLIGVLAKIGAWAGGAVVKQVNAWVIEQAGLLFAEDAVEKVVKPLIADVLSDDASKVSIISLGFLLSLWSGSRALYVYVDLISVAYGLGEERGIIRTRLMSFGLYVVGLVIGIIVMPILIVGPTLLKDTLPGEYGIMIDILYWPVVIIGSVLFLTVLYHVSVPVRTKWYRELPGAILALFLWILCAAVLRAVLAAWFSPVSVYGSLAAPVAVLLWLYITALAVLIGAILNAEVDRLWPGVGRTK; from the coding sequence ATGACGTCCACAGATGCTCCTCCCCGGCCTAAGCGAGGGCTCGTCTCCAACGCCAGGGCCAGGCTGAGCTGGGTGCTCGACACGAAATCGTGGGCGATCGTCCGCTCGGCCACCAACGCCGGCGTCACCTATCGGGTGACCGGCCTGGCGGGCGAGGCGGCGTTCTTCGCGTTGCTGTCGCTGCCTCCGTTCGTGCTGGGCCTGATCGGCGTGCTGGCCAAGATCGGAGCCTGGGCGGGCGGCGCGGTGGTCAAGCAGGTCAATGCGTGGGTGATCGAGCAGGCGGGGCTGCTGTTCGCCGAGGACGCCGTGGAAAAGGTGGTCAAGCCGCTCATCGCGGACGTGCTCAGCGACGACGCGAGCAAGGTGTCGATCATCTCGCTGGGCTTCCTGCTGTCGCTCTGGTCCGGCTCCCGAGCCCTTTACGTCTACGTGGACCTCATCTCCGTCGCCTACGGCCTGGGCGAGGAGCGCGGCATCATCCGCACCAGGCTCATGTCCTTCGGCCTCTACGTCGTGGGACTGGTCATCGGCATCATCGTCATGCCGATCCTGATCGTCGGCCCGACCCTGCTCAAGGACACGCTGCCCGGCGAGTACGGCATCATGATCGACATACTCTACTGGCCGGTCGTGATTATCGGCTCGGTGCTCTTCCTGACCGTGCTCTACCACGTCAGCGTGCCGGTCAGGACGAAGTGGTATCGGGAGCTGCCCGGCGCGATCCTGGCGCTGTTCCTGTGGATCCTCTGCGCGGCGGTGCTGCGGGCCGTGCTGGCCGCGTGGTTCTCACCCGTCTCCGTGTACGGCTCTCTGGCGGCGCCCGTCGCGGTGCTCCTGTGGCTCTACATCACGGCGCTTGCCGTGCTGATCGGGGCCATACTCAACGCGGAGGTCGACCGGCTCTGGCCGGGCGTGGGTCGTACCAAATAG
- the glyA gene encoding serine hydroxymethyltransferase produces MSSLASVDPQIAELIKAEERRQSDTVKLIASENYVSKAVLEATGTVLTNKYSEGYAGKRYYEGQQVIDQIEIVAVERAKSLFGVNHANVQPYSGSPANLAIYMAFLQPGDTVMGMGLPFGGHLTHGWSVSATGKWFNPVRYGVRKDTGRIDLDEVRQLALEHRPKLIFCGGTAIPRIIDFEGFASIAREVGAVLAADIAHIAGLVAGGAHPTPVGHADVISTTTHKTLRGPRGAMLMATSDEHATALNKAVFPGLQGGPHNHTTAAIAVALKEASTDEFKAYAHQVVANAKALADELGSRGFDLVSGGTDNHLILVDLTPKGIGGKPAAQALDRAGLETNYNTVPFDPRKPFDPSGIRIGTPSVTSRGMGEAEMRQIGAWMDEVVTALAKGDAEDVISRVHHEVSELTAQFPAPGL; encoded by the coding sequence ATGAGTTCTCTCGCTAGCGTCGACCCGCAGATCGCCGAGCTCATCAAGGCGGAAGAGCGCCGCCAATCCGACACCGTCAAGCTCATCGCGTCGGAAAACTACGTGTCCAAGGCCGTGCTGGAGGCCACCGGCACCGTCCTGACCAACAAATACTCCGAGGGCTACGCGGGCAAGCGTTATTACGAAGGCCAGCAGGTCATCGACCAGATCGAGATCGTGGCGGTCGAGCGGGCCAAGTCCCTGTTCGGCGTCAACCACGCCAACGTCCAGCCCTACTCGGGCTCGCCCGCCAACCTGGCGATCTACATGGCGTTCCTGCAGCCCGGCGACACCGTGATGGGCATGGGCCTGCCGTTCGGCGGCCACCTCACGCACGGCTGGTCGGTCTCGGCCACCGGCAAGTGGTTCAACCCGGTGCGTTACGGCGTACGCAAGGACACCGGCCGCATCGACCTCGACGAGGTGCGGCAGCTCGCGCTCGAGCACCGGCCGAAGCTGATCTTCTGCGGCGGCACCGCCATCCCGCGCATCATCGACTTCGAGGGCTTCGCCTCGATCGCCCGCGAGGTCGGTGCCGTCCTGGCCGCCGACATCGCCCACATCGCCGGCCTGGTCGCGGGCGGCGCGCACCCGACCCCGGTCGGCCACGCCGACGTGATCTCCACGACCACCCACAAGACGCTGCGCGGCCCGCGCGGCGCCATGCTCATGGCCACGAGCGACGAGCACGCCACGGCACTCAACAAGGCCGTCTTCCCCGGCCTGCAGGGCGGGCCGCACAACCACACCACCGCCGCCATCGCCGTCGCGCTCAAAGAGGCCTCCACCGACGAGTTCAAGGCCTACGCCCACCAGGTCGTCGCCAACGCCAAGGCGCTGGCCGACGAGCTGGGCTCGCGCGGGTTCGACCTCGTGTCCGGGGGCACCGACAACCATCTGATCCTGGTGGACCTCACGCCCAAGGGCATCGGCGGCAAGCCGGCGGCGCAGGCGCTCGACCGGGCCGGTCTGGAGACCAACTACAACACGGTGCCGTTCGACCCGCGCAAGCCGTTCGATCCGTCGGGGATCCGCATCGGCACGCCGTCCGTCACGTCGCGGGGGATGGGCGAGGCGGAGATGCGGCAGATCGGGGCCTGGATGGACGAGGTCGTCACCGCCCTCGCCAAGGGCGACGCCGAGGACGTCATCAGCCGGGTTCATCACGAGGTCAGTGAGCTGACCGCGCAGTTCCCTGCTCCTGGTCTTTAA
- a CDS encoding CHRD domain-containing protein, which translates to MSIRKFMIPGALLASVLIIGPAPAHASGDEVYLAAGLRGANEVGTPGDADGRSTVVLKISGNEVTFAARWNKIGAPTAGHVHAGAKGANGDVRLEFFAKPLPKGVLGVTGTVKADPELVKALLDNPGGFYANLHDAAHPKGAVRGRLQRLSKPIDLNGVLHGSQQATLSARADAAQEVQENDGKKRGDQDGQAIWWLRPDGASIAYTAHWSGLGAVTDGHVHKGAPGTNGPVVADLFAGALPENLTGVAGVTPVSSKTVKRIAADPGRYYTNLHTADFNGGAVRGQLSGAPFTHPRALTADVLRGEQIYACTQQPSGAYAFTQLGVTAKLGRGIDHSFVTPASGPPQWIAPDGSAVRGAVVTRTPNGDGNIPELVLNATQSGAATGLLAHTTQILRLNTTGGVAPTGACQPGSQAKVPYGADYIFLG; encoded by the coding sequence ATGTCTATCCGAAAGTTCATGATTCCTGGTGCTCTGTTAGCCAGTGTTCTGATCATCGGCCCAGCGCCGGCGCACGCCTCGGGCGACGAGGTCTATCTCGCGGCCGGGCTGCGCGGCGCGAACGAGGTGGGGACGCCGGGAGACGCCGACGGGCGTTCGACGGTCGTCCTCAAGATCAGCGGGAACGAGGTGACGTTCGCGGCCCGGTGGAACAAGATCGGCGCGCCCACCGCGGGTCACGTCCACGCCGGTGCCAAGGGGGCCAACGGCGACGTGCGGCTGGAGTTCTTCGCCAAGCCGCTCCCCAAGGGCGTGCTGGGCGTCACCGGCACCGTGAAGGCCGACCCCGAGCTGGTCAAGGCCCTTCTCGACAATCCCGGCGGCTTCTACGCCAACCTGCACGACGCCGCACACCCCAAGGGCGCGGTACGGGGCCGACTCCAGCGGCTCAGCAAGCCCATAGACCTCAACGGCGTGCTGCACGGGAGCCAGCAGGCCACGCTGTCGGCCCGCGCCGACGCCGCGCAGGAGGTCCAGGAGAACGACGGCAAGAAGCGCGGCGACCAGGACGGCCAGGCCATCTGGTGGCTGCGTCCCGACGGCGCTTCCATCGCCTACACCGCCCACTGGTCCGGCCTCGGCGCGGTCACCGACGGGCACGTGCACAAGGGCGCGCCCGGCACGAACGGTCCCGTGGTCGCGGACCTGTTCGCCGGCGCCCTGCCGGAGAACCTGACCGGCGTCGCGGGGGTGACGCCGGTCTCCTCCAAGACCGTCAAGCGCATCGCCGCGGACCCCGGCCGCTACTACACGAACCTGCACACCGCCGACTTCAACGGCGGCGCCGTACGTGGTCAGCTGTCGGGCGCGCCGTTCACCCACCCGCGCGCGCTCACGGCCGACGTGTTGCGCGGCGAGCAGATCTACGCCTGCACCCAGCAGCCGTCGGGCGCCTACGCCTTCACCCAGCTCGGCGTGACGGCCAAGCTGGGGCGCGGGATCGACCACTCCTTCGTGACGCCCGCCTCGGGCCCGCCGCAGTGGATCGCCCCCGACGGCAGCGCGGTTCGCGGCGCGGTCGTCACTCGAACGCCCAATGGCGACGGCAACATCCCCGAGCTCGTGCTCAACGCCACCCAGTCAGGCGCCGCCACGGGCCTGCTCGCCCACACCACGCAGATCCTGCGCCTGAACACCACCGGCGGCGTCGCCCCCACCGGCGCCTGCCAGCCCGGCAGCCAGGCCAAGGTCCCGTACGGGGCCGACTACATCTTCCTCGGCTGA